GGAGCTCTCCCCGAACCGCATCGGGGGCCGCCACGTGCTGGGCATCGTCCTGGCCGAGATGGGGCGGTTTGACGAGGCGTTGATGGAGGCCCAGGGGGAGCGCGCGGAATGGGCGCGGCTGACGGGACTCGCCTACGTGCATCAGCTGGCCGGCCGGAAGGCGGAGTCGGACGAGGCGCTCCGGCAGCTCGAGGAGCGGCATGCCGTGGACTCGCCCTATCAGATTGCCGCGGTCCACGCGGCTCAGAACGATGCCGACGGCACCTTCGCCTGGCTGGAGCGAGCGTATCAGGAGCGGGATTCCGGCATGGCCCAGGCCGGGAGCGAGCCGGTCTTCCGTCCCTTCCACGGCGACCCTCGCTGGGCGGCGCTGATGAAGAAGCTCGACCTCGACGGATAAGACTCAGCTCTGCGGCGGAGGCGGCGGCGCGAACAGCGCCGCGAGGGCCGGCACCGAGGTCACGGGCGCCCAGGCGCTCATCCCCGCCGTCCACGCATAGCTCTGCGGGGTGACCTGCCCCGAGGCCACCGACGCGCGGATCTGCTCGAGCGTGAAGGGACCCGAGGCATGGCCGGCCGTCGCGACGTGCCAGAGGGCGTCGGCCAGCGGCACGGGGGGGATGACCGAGGCATTCGCGCTCCGCGGCGCCGCGGCAGCGTAGGAGAGGCCCAGGCCCAGCCCCACGCCCGCTCCGGCCAGCCCGCCCGCGGGATTGGCGGCCGCGAGCGGCGTCGCCGCCCCCACCTGGTAGCGCTGATACCGCTCCACGTCGCCGATCACCTCCATGCCCGACCGCGCGTCCATGGCCTGCTCCACCGCTTCCGGTACGGAAACGTTCACGATGTAGAGCTGCGGAACGTCCAGACCGTACTCGACGCCGATCTTCGCGAGGACCCGCTTCCTGAGCTCCTCCGAAAGACGGAGGTAGCTCGCCGAGAGGTCCGCGATCGCGATCTGCGTCGTCGCGATCAAATCGGCGAACGCGGTCGCGATGATGGAGCGCAGGAGCACGTCGATCTCGTCGGCCTGGAACGACCCGTCGGTGCCGACCAGCTCGGCGAGAAGCGCCTCGGGCTTGGCCGCGCGAAGCGTGTAGGTGCCGAACGCCCGGACGCGAAGCGGCCCGAGCGAAGGATCGCGCAGGATCACCGGGTTCGGCGTCCCCCACTTGAGCTCCGTGATCTGGCGCGTGGCGACGAAGTAGACCTCCGCCTTGAAGGGGCTGTCGAACCCATGCTTCCAGCCGCGCAGCGTGCTCAGGAGCGGCAGGTTCTTCGTCGTGAGCTCGTAGGTGCCCGGGCCGAACACGTCGGCGACCCGCCCCTGCTCGACCACGACGGCCGACTGGCCGGGGCGCACGATCAGGCGGGCGCCGTTCTTGATCTGGTTGTGGTATCGCGGGAATCTCCAGACGACGGTGTTCCGTGAGTCGTCGACCCATTCGACGATGTCGACCAGCTCGCCCCGCAGCTTCTCCACGATACCCATGCGTTCCTCCTCGTTCGTGGCCGCCCGCGCACGCACGGCGCCCGTCGCGTTACAGGCGCTGACGCAGCAGCAGCGTGAACAGATCTCCCAGATTCATCGGGCGCTCCCGGCGCTCGTCCGCCGCCCGCTCCTTGGCGAGAATCGTCTCCGCCGCGGCGACGGCGGCGACCCGCCTGGGATCGGCCGCCAGCGACGCGTCCCCCTGCGCCGCATCGGCGCCGCGGAGCCCTCCCTCGATCACGAACGCGGCGATGTCCTCCAGCTCATGGGCATCGAGCCAGGTGCCGTGGCTGGCGCACCAGTCCACGACCACGCCGGAGCGTCGCCCGAAATTCCGCCGCTGCATCATCACGCCGCACTCCGGACACTTTCGATAGGTGAACTCGGGCTGCCACGTCGAGCGCCGCTCGTGGTGCGCCGGCGCGGAGACGCCGTCCTGGAGCAGCCGCTCGCGGATGCGGTCGATCAGCCGGTCGATCACGTCGCCCGGCGTCCAGAAGCCCAGGCAGGAGGGGCACTCCTCCACCCAGATCCCGCCGAGGTTTCGAGGGGCGAGCGTCGCGGCCGTGCAGACCGGACACGAAAGCGCCCCGGCGGCGGCCCGCACCGGCTGCGGGAGAAACGCCACCCCGCAGGCGACGCAGTAGCGCGCCGACTCCGGGTTCTGCGCGTAGCACTCGGGGCAGACCGGACCCGAGGCCGCCGGCCGCCGGACGACTTCGGCGCCGCAGTAGGAGCAGGTCCGCTCGTTCGCTCCGACCAGGGCGCCGCACGCGGCACAGCGCGCGACCGCGGCATCCTTGGCCCGCGGCGGCTCCGACGGGAACGTCGCGCCGCAGCGGCATTGGATCGTCGGACCCGCCGCGAGGCCGGCGTCGTACTGGGCATGGCACTGGGGACAGGCGACGAGCTTCAAGGCACGCGCTCCGGGCTTGCGTCGGCGAAGGGTCCCGGAAAGGATCGGCCGCGGCGGGCGGAAACTTGAGGCTAGGGGGCGGCGGCGGGGGCCGTCGGGGCGGCGGCGATCCCCAGCTTCTTCAGGTAGGCCGGAGCGAGGGTCGCGCCGAGCTGCTCCGCCTGGCGCGCGTCGCGGATCGCGGCCTCGCGGTCCCCCAGGCCCTCGTAGGCAAAGCTCCGGTTCAGGTAGTAGCCGGGAATGCGCGGGTCGCCGTACGGCGCGCGCCGGATCGCCTCCTCGTGCGCCGTCACGGCATCGCGGTAATCGTGCAGCTTCTGCTGGTACTGGCCGATCGCGTCCCAGAGCGCGTGGTTCTCCGGGTTCCCCGGATCCAGCTCCAGCGCCCGGCGCGTGTCGGCGATCGCCTTGTCGAACTGCCCCGCCATGTAGTAGCCCACCGCCCGGTTCTCGTAGGGATCGCGGAACTGGGGATCGGATGCGATGGCGCGCGAGAAGTCGGCGATCGCTCCCGGGAGATCTCCACGCTGTCCCTTGATGGCGCCGCGGTTGTTCAGCGCTCCCGCCAGGTCCGGTTTGAGCTGGAGCGCGCGATCCAGATAGAGGTACGCCGAATCCGCCCGGCCCAGGTCGAAGAGGAGCGTCCCCTTGTTGGCCAGAGCGAACGCCGCCCGCGGGTTCAGTTTCAGGGCTTCGTCGTAATCGGCCAGCGCGGCGGCCGGGTCGCCCACCGTGTGGTGGTAGTAGGTCCCGCGCAGGAAGTACGCGTCGTAGATCCGGTTCGGGTAGTTGCGGATGGTGTCGGTCCAGAGCGTGGAGGAATCCTTCCAGACGCCGCACCGCTTCCAGGTCTGGACGAGACAGACGGGCACGAGCAGCAGCAGCAGGCCCGCCGTGAAGGTCTTCACGGAGGAGCCCGAAGCCCAGGGCCGGGGGCCCGTGTCCATCCAGTGGGAGAGCGCGAAGAAGAGCCCGACGTAGGGGAGGTAGGTGTAGCGATCCGCCATCAGCGCGTGGCCGACGGTGACGAACTGGAGCACGAGGGCGATGTTCACCAGGAAGAACGCGAGACCGAACAGGACGGCCCGATCGCGGCGGAACCCGTAGACCACAGCCGGCAGAAGGACGACGAGCGCGACCAACGCGACGTAGAACTCCGGGCCCACCCGTCCCCCGACCGGATAGGGATAGATGGCCGAGAGCCCGAGGGGCACGAGGAGCTTCACCACGTACGACACGGTCCCGTAGGCCGCAAACAGCACTCTCGAGAAGAGAGGAAACACGGGCACGTCCACGATGGCGCCGACGGCTTTCTGCGCCTTCAGGGTGAGGAGGCCCGCGACGATCGCCAGGACGAAGAAAGGAGCCTTCTCGAGGACCGAGGCGCTGTCCCAGCGGCGGCCGCGGTAGGCGTCGACCAGCAGCAGCGCCACCGGGAACGTGACGGCGGCCGGCTTCGACGCGAGCGACAGCAGGCATGCGGCGAGCGCTCCCGCGAGCCACATCCCCCGCTTGGAGTCCCGGTATTCGAGATACGCGATCAGGCCGGCGAGGTAGAAGAAGACGAAGAGCACGTCCTTGCGCTCCGCGATCCACGCGACCGATTCGACATGCATCGGATGAATCCCGAAGAAGAGGCCCGTCACGACCGGAGCCCAAAGCCCTCCCGCCAGCTTCCGGATGAACAGGAAGACCAGGGCGGTGTTCGCCAGGTGGAGGAGAAGGTTGAGCCAGTGATACGACGCCGGGTGCAGCCCCGAGAGGCGGTAGTTCAGCGCGAGCGAGAGAACGGTCAGCGGGTGGTAGTTCCCTTCCAGGGGTCGAACCACGATGTCGTGCAGGGAGGGATGCGCGAGCGTGAGGTTCTCGGTGACGTACTTGGCGTCGTCCCAGTTCGTGAAGCCATTGTCGAGACTGGGGAGATAGACGGCGAACGTGAGCGCCAGGATGCCGGCGAGCCAGGCCCACCAGGGCCCGTACCGCGCGTCCGTCGGCGCCGCCGCGGGCCTCCGCCGTGACGGAGGCGAGCTCTTGGGCTTCTTCGAGACCGGACTCATGGAAGTCACCGATGATACGACTGCGGGAGCATCAGAGGAACCCCGCGATACCCGATCGGCTGCCTCTTTGTCAGGACCCTGACAGCGTGGCAGCCCGCCGGGCCGTCCTCGGCCGCGGCTCCCGGCCATGCGTGGGCCAAGCGATTGCCGGACATCGATCTTGCCTGCCACACAAGCCGTCTCGGCGGGGCATGCCTCCTGCTGTCCTCTCCCTTGTTCTCTTGCGTCTCTCGATTGGTTCTCGCTCGGGAGGAGCGCGACCCTGCCTTCGAGGGGCTCCGCTCCAGGGGGTAGCGTTCATGAAATGGCCAGGTCGACCCCGCTGGATGCGGGGAGGCATCCTCGTCTCGTTCGCGGCATTCCTGCTCCTGCCGGGGGCCGCCGCGGCCCGGCCCGCGATCCGATCCGCTTTCTTCGCCGCCTATCCCGCCGCCCTGGGCTCGCGCCTGGACAACCTGCCCAGCATCTCGGGCCACTGCGGCGTCTGCCACTATCAGTTCACGGGTGCGGGCCCGCGGAACCGGTATGGCCAGTGGGTCGAGGCGGCGCTCCCCAGCTACCCGAATACCTCGGACGGCAAGCGTCTCGCGATCCTGAGCATTCAGAACAACGACTCCGACGCGGACGGCTACACGAATCTCGCGGAGATCACCGACCTTGTCACCTACGTGAACACCCCGACGTTCCCGGGGCTCGTTCCCGCGAACGTGGACAGCGTGAGCGCCGTGAACAAGAGCGATCTCCTCGCCTACCTGGTCCCGGCGACGGGCTCCGATACGACGCCGCCCACGATCACGGTGCTGGCGCCGAACGGCGGAGAGTCGTGGACCGGCGAAGCGGCGAGGACGATCACCTGGAGCGCGAGCGACAACGTGGGCGTGGCGACCGTGGACCTGTTCTATCGGGACGCGGATCTCGCTCCCTGGGAGGCGATCGCGCTCAATTTGCCCAACACGGGGAGCTATTCCTGGTTCGTCCTGAACACACCGGCGACCGGCGCGCGCGTTCGAGCGTTGGCGCACGACGCGGCCGGGAACACGGGCTCCGACATGACCGACGGGTTCTTCACCATCGTTCGCATGCCGGGCGGGACCGCGCCGACGACATTGCGCGACTTCAAGCAGCCGGGATCCCAACCCCTGGAGGGGGGCCAGTACGTGGACCACACCGCGTGCACGACCTGCCACGGCGGCTACAACATCGCCGTGGAGCCCGGCTACAACTGGCAGGGAACCATGATGGCCCAGGCCGGCCGCGATCCGCTCTTCTTCGCCTGTCTCGCGGTCGCCAATCAGGACGCGCCTTCCGCCGGGGATCTCTGCCTGCGCTGCCATAACTCGTTCGGGTGGCTCGGGGGGAAGAGCACGCCCACGAGCGGGGTGCAGATGACCACGGCGCTCGACCGGGATGGCGTCTCGTGCGACTTCTGCCATCGTGGGGTGGATCCGATCTACAAGGCCGGCGTGAGCCCGGTGGAGGATCAGGCGATCCTGGCCGCCATGATCCCTTCCCACGTGCCCACCGCCTACGCCAACGGACAGTACGTCGTCGATCCGGTCTCGCAGAAGCGGGGCCCCTTCGCCGACGCGGCGTCGCCGCACACGTTCCTCGCCTCAGCGGTGCACACGAAGAGCGACTTCTGCGGGACCTGCCACGACGTTTCGAATCCGGTCTTCAGCCGCGTCTCCGGCGCGGACTACGCCCCCGGTCCGCTGGACCAGGCGGCGGGGCCGGTCACGTCCGATGCGTTCATGCCCCTCGAGCGCACGTACAGCGAGTGGAAGAACAGCGCGTTTACGGCCGGTGTCTACGCGCCCGACTTCGCCGGCAACAAGCCGAGCGGCATCGTGTCCACCTGCCAGGATTGCCACATGCGAGCCGTGGCCGGAAACGGGTGCAACGATCCCCTGGCTCCGCTCCGGGCCGACCTTCCGCTGCATGACATGACCGGCGGCAACGCGTGGCTGCCTTCGATCATCGCCGGGCTCAACCCGCTGGAGGTGAGCGCCGCCTCCGCAACCGCGGCGTCGTCACGCTCGGTGTCGATGCTTCAAAAGGCGGCGGCCATGGATCTCACGTACGCGGTCGCCGGCGACAGCTTCCAGGCCGTGGTCACGGTGACCAACCGTACGGGGCACAAGCTCCCCACCGGCTATCCCGAGGGGCGCCGGATGTGGCTGCATGTCGTCGCCCGAGACGGAGCGGGCGCGATCGTCTACGAATCGGGGAAGTACGACCCCGCCACCGGCATTCTGACCCACGGTCCCGAAGCGGCGGTCTACGAGGCCGAGCTGGGTATCTCGCCGGCGCTCGCCGCGGCGCTCGGCACGCCGCACGGTCCGTCGTTCCACTTCGCGCTCAACGACTCGCTCTACAAGGACAACCGGATTCCGCCCCAGGGGTTCACCAACGCGGCGTTCGCGGCGTTCGGGGGAGCGCCGGTGGATCCCGACCGCCCCGCGCTCCTTCCCCGCTACGCGGACGGGCAGAACGCGGACACCCAGAAGTTCGGACTGCCGAGCACCGCGCATTCGGTGTTCGTGGAGCTTCTCTACCAGACGACCTCCAAGGAGTACGTCGAGTTCCTGCGCGATCAGAA
The DNA window shown above is from Candidatus Binatia bacterium and carries:
- a CDS encoding SPFH domain-containing protein, encoding MGIVEKLRGELVDIVEWVDDSRNTVVWRFPRYHNQIKNGARLIVRPGQSAVVVEQGRVADVFGPGTYELTTKNLPLLSTLRGWKHGFDSPFKAEVYFVATRQITELKWGTPNPVILRDPSLGPLRVRAFGTYTLRAAKPEALLAELVGTDGSFQADEIDVLLRSIIATAFADLIATTQIAIADLSASYLRLSEELRKRVLAKIGVEYGLDVPQLYIVNVSVPEAVEQAMDARSGMEVIGDVERYQRYQVGAATPLAAANPAGGLAGAGVGLGLGLSYAAAAPRSANASVIPPVPLADALWHVATAGHASGPFTLEQIRASVASGQVTPQSYAWTAGMSAWAPVTSVPALAALFAPPPPPQS
- a CDS encoding zf-TFIIB domain-containing protein translates to MKLVACPQCHAQYDAGLAAGPTIQCRCGATFPSEPPRAKDAAVARCAACGALVGANERTCSYCGAEVVRRPAASGPVCPECYAQNPESARYCVACGVAFLPQPVRAAAGALSCPVCTAATLAPRNLGGIWVEECPSCLGFWTPGDVIDRLIDRIRERLLQDGVSAPAHHERRSTWQPEFTYRKCPECGVMMQRRNFGRRSGVVVDWCASHGTWLDAHELEDIAAFVIEGGLRGADAAQGDASLAADPRRVAAVAAAETILAKERAADERRERPMNLGDLFTLLLRQRL
- a CDS encoding tetratricopeptide repeat protein, coding for MSPVSKKPKSSPPSRRRPAAAPTDARYGPWWAWLAGILALTFAVYLPSLDNGFTNWDDAKYVTENLTLAHPSLHDIVVRPLEGNYHPLTVLSLALNYRLSGLHPASYHWLNLLLHLANTALVFLFIRKLAGGLWAPVVTGLFFGIHPMHVESVAWIAERKDVLFVFFYLAGLIAYLEYRDSKRGMWLAGALAACLLSLASKPAAVTFPVALLLVDAYRGRRWDSASVLEKAPFFVLAIVAGLLTLKAQKAVGAIVDVPVFPLFSRVLFAAYGTVSYVVKLLVPLGLSAIYPYPVGGRVGPEFYVALVALVVLLPAVVYGFRRDRAVLFGLAFFLVNIALVLQFVTVGHALMADRYTYLPYVGLFFALSHWMDTGPRPWASGSSVKTFTAGLLLLLVPVCLVQTWKRCGVWKDSSTLWTDTIRNYPNRIYDAYFLRGTYYHHTVGDPAAALADYDEALKLNPRAAFALANKGTLLFDLGRADSAYLYLDRALQLKPDLAGALNNRGAIKGQRGDLPGAIADFSRAIASDPQFRDPYENRAVGYYMAGQFDKAIADTRRALELDPGNPENHALWDAIGQYQQKLHDYRDAVTAHEEAIRRAPYGDPRIPGYYLNRSFAYEGLGDREAAIRDARQAEQLGATLAPAYLKKLGIAAAPTAPAAAP
- a CDS encoding FlgD immunoglobulin-like domain containing protein → MKWPGRPRWMRGGILVSFAAFLLLPGAAAARPAIRSAFFAAYPAALGSRLDNLPSISGHCGVCHYQFTGAGPRNRYGQWVEAALPSYPNTSDGKRLAILSIQNNDSDADGYTNLAEITDLVTYVNTPTFPGLVPANVDSVSAVNKSDLLAYLVPATGSDTTPPTITVLAPNGGESWTGEAARTITWSASDNVGVATVDLFYRDADLAPWEAIALNLPNTGSYSWFVLNTPATGARVRALAHDAAGNTGSDMTDGFFTIVRMPGGTAPTTLRDFKQPGSQPLEGGQYVDHTACTTCHGGYNIAVEPGYNWQGTMMAQAGRDPLFFACLAVANQDAPSAGDLCLRCHNSFGWLGGKSTPTSGVQMTTALDRDGVSCDFCHRGVDPIYKAGVSPVEDQAILAAMIPSHVPTAYANGQYVVDPVSQKRGPFADAASPHTFLASAVHTKSDFCGTCHDVSNPVFSRVSGADYAPGPLDQAAGPVTSDAFMPLERTYSEWKNSAFTAGVYAPDFAGNKPSGIVSTCQDCHMRAVAGNGCNDPLAPLRADLPLHDMTGGNAWLPSIIAGLNPLEVSAASATAASSRSVSMLQKAAAMDLTYAVAGDSFQAVVTVTNRTGHKLPTGYPEGRRMWLHVVARDGAGAIVYESGKYDPATGILTHGPEAAVYEAELGISPALAAALGTPHGPSFHFALNDSLYKDNRIPPQGFTNAAFAAFGGAPVDPDRPALLPRYADGQNADTQKFGLPSTAHSVFVELLYQTTSKEYVEFLRDQNTTNTAGQTMYSVWTGNGRSWPVVMQTDSVGLNVTGVPEQPSVVAAPALRILRNPFASTLELRVDLAQPTPVRLDVFNVQGRRVRTVEWGVLAAGTHPLSWDGRLERGTSAGTGIYWISVRAGEHKLVRQVVRVK